A genomic segment from Glycine soja cultivar W05 chromosome 20, ASM419377v2, whole genome shotgun sequence encodes:
- the LOC114403385 gene encoding respiratory burst oxidase homolog protein B-like, protein MEIHENQHESWSETESTGSRSKQVGFSGPLSGPLSGPLSGPLVSSNKRNSSKNKSARFKDDEEMVEITLDVRDDAVSVQNIRGGDSETAFLASRLEMRPSSFSDRLRQVSRELKRMTSNKAFDRVDRSKSGAARALRGLKFMTKAGTEGWSQVEKRFDELAIDAKLPKTRFSQCIGMTESKEFAGELFDALARRRGITSASITKDQLREFWEQITDQSFDSRLQTFFDMVDKDADGRINEEEVKEIITLSASANKLSKLKDRAEEYAALIMEELDPDNLGYIELYNLEMLLLQAPAQSTNITTDSRILSQMLSQKLVPTKEYNPIKRGFRALAYFVQDNWKRLWVIALWLSICAGLFTWKFIQYKHRAVFHVMGYCVTVAKGGAETTKFNMALILLPVCRNTITWLRSRTKLGAIIPFDDNINFHKVVAFGIAIGVGLHAISHLTCDFPRLLHATDVEYKPMKQFFGDERPNNYWWFVKGTEGWTGVVMVVLMAIAFILAQPWFRRNRLKLPKPLKKLTGFNAFWYSHHLFVIVYVLFIIHGYFLYLSKKWYKKTTWMYLAVPMILYGCERLLRAFRSGYKSVRILKVAVYPGNVLALHVSKPHGFKYSSGQYIYVNCSDVSPFEWHPFSITSAPGDDYLSVHIRTLGDWTSQLKGVFAKACQPASDGQSGLLRADMLQGNNKPRMPRLLIDGPYGAPAQDYKNYEVILLVGLGIGATPLISILKDVLNNIKQHKDVEEGAVEKDNKRKPFATKRAYFYWVTREEGSFEWFKGVMNEVEENDKEGVIELHNYCTSVYEEGDARSALITMLQSLHHAKNGVDIVSGTRVKTHFARPNWRNVFKHAAIKHPDQRVGVFYCGAHGLVGELKRLSLDFSRKTSTKFDFHKENF, encoded by the exons ATGGAGATTCACGAAAACCAACACGAGTCATGGTCGGAGACGGAGAGCACGGGAAGCCGAAGCAAGCAAGTGGGCTTCAGCGGGCCACTAAGCGGGCCTCTTAGCGGGCCTTTGAGCGGGCCTTTGGTGTCTTCCAACAAAAGGAACAGCAGCAAGAACAAAAGCGCGAGGTTCAAGGACGACGAGGAGATGGTGGAGATCACGCTGGACGTCCGCGACGACGCCGTTTCGGTTCAGAACATCCGCGGCGGCGACTCCGAGACGGCGTTCCTCGCCAGCCGCCTCGAGATGCGGCCGTCGTCGTTCTCCGACCGCCTCAGACAGGTGTCGCGGGAACTGAAGCGCATGACATCTAACAAAGCTTTCGATAGGGTTGACCGCAGCAAATCCGGTGCTGCGCGCGCCCTTCGTGGCCTCAAGTTCATGACCAAAGCAGGCACTGAAGGTTGGTCACAGGTTGAGAAGCGCTTCGATGAGTTGGCCATTGATGCAAAGCTCCCCAAGACTCGCTTTAGTCAGTGCAtag GGATGACCGAGTCGAAGGAGTTTGCCGGAGAGTTATTCGATGCATTGGCTCGTCGTCGGGGGATAACATCAGCTTCCATAACGAAGGATCAGCTGCGTGAATTTTGGGAGCAAATTACAGATCAGAGCTTTGACTCGAGGCTTCAGACCTTTTTTGACAT GGTGGACAAAGATGCTGATGGACGAATTAATGAAGAAGAAGTAAAAGAG ATCATCACCTTAAGCGCTTCAGCCAATAAGCTGTCAAAATTAAAAGATCGTGCAGAGGAATATGCTGcccttatcatggaggagctgGATCCGGACAACCTTGGATACATTGAG TTATACAACTTGGAAATGCTTCTTCTGCAAGCCCCAGCACAATCAACCAACATAACCACCGATAGCAGGATACTGAGCCAAATGCTGAGCCAGAAACTAGTCCCTACAAAGGAGTACAACCCCATCAAACGGGGCTTTCGGGCACTAGCATACTTCGTGCAGGACAATTGGAAACGCCTATGGGTCATAGCCCTGTGGCTTTCCATTTGCGCTGGTCTTTTCACTTGGAAGTTCATCCAATACAAGCACCGTGCAGTGTTCCATGTCATGGGCTACTGTGTCACAGTGGCCAAGGGTGGCGCTGAAACAACCAAGTTCAACATGGCCTTGATCTTGTTGCCTGTTTGTAGGAACACCATCACTTGGCTCAGGAGCAGGACCAAACTAGGAGCAATCATTCCCTTTGATGACAACATCAACTTTCACAAG GTGGTGGCCTTTGGCATTGCAATTGGGGTTGGATTGCATGCGATTTCACATCTGACGTGTGACTTCCCTAGATTGTTACATGCCACAGACGTAGAATACAAACCCATGAAACAATTTTTTGGGGATGAGAGGCCCAACAATTATTGGTGGTTTGTGAAAGGGACTGAGGGATGGACCGGGGTGGTGATGGTGGTGCTTATGGCTATAGCCTTCATTTTGGCTCAACCATGGTTCCGAAGGAACAGGCTAAAACTCCCCAAACCCCTTAAGAAGCTCACTGGTTTCAATGCCTTTTGGTACTCCCACCACCTTTTTGTCATCGTCTACGTGCTTTTCATCATTCACGGATACTTCCTATACCTCAGCAAGAAATGGTACAAGAAAACG ACGTGGATGTATCTCGCCGTTCCCATGATACTATACGGATGCGAAAGGCTACTTCGTGCTTTTAGGTCTGGCTACAAATCTGTGAGGATTCTCAAG GTTGCTGTGTACCCAGGAAATGTGCTAGCATTGCATGTGTCTAAACCACATGGATTTAAGTACTCTAGTGGCCAGTATATATACGTTAACTGTTCAGATGTATCCCCATTTGAATG GCATCCCTTTTCTATTACATCAGCTCCTGGAGATGACTACTTAAGTGTTCACATTCGAACTTTGGGTGACTGGACATCACAGTTAAAGGGTGTTTTCGCCAAG GCATGTCAACCAGCAAGTGACGGTCAAAGCGGTCTTCTACGAGCTGATATGCTACAAGGCAACAACAAACCAAG GATGCCCAGGCTACTAATCGATGGACCTTATGGAGCTCCAGCACAAGACTACAAAAATTATGAAGTAATCCTTCTGGTGGGGCTAGGAATTGGTGCCACCCCTTTGATTAGCATACTCAAAGACGTGCTAAACAACATCAAGCAACATAAAGACGTAGAAGAAGGAGCGGTGGAAAAGGACAACAAGAGAAAACCTTTTGCCACCAAGCGAGCTTATTTCTACTGGGTTACGCGTGAGGAAGGTTCCTTTGAATGGTTTAAAGGGGTGATGAATGAGGTGGAAGAGAATGACAAGGAAGGAGTCATTGAGCTTCACAACTATTGCACAAGTGTGTATGAAGAAGGAGATGCTAGGTCAGCTTTGATCACTATGCTCCAGTCTCTTCACCATGCCAAAAATGGTGTGGATATAGTTTCAGGAACAAGGGTCAAGACCCATTTTGCAAGACCCAACTGGCGCAATGTCTTTAAACATGCAGCCATCAAACACCCTGACCAAAGAGTTG GTGTTTTTTACTGTGGGGCGCATGGATTGGTTGGGGAACTGAAAAGGCTTTCTCTAGACTTTTCTAGGAAAACCAGCACCAAGTTTGATTTTCACAAAGAAAATTTTTAG
- the LOC114402230 gene encoding protein RALF-like 33 — translation MAKSSSLAITLICAATVLVAMSRWPTAVGGGDHHLGMGWVSSTCKGTIADCLGGEEYELDSEINRRILATNKYISYVALQRNTAPCSRRGASYYNCRPGAQANPYSRGCSAITRCRS, via the coding sequence ATGGCCAAGTCATCTTCCTTAGCTATCACGTTGATCTGCGCCGCCACGGTATTGGTGGCGATGAGTCGGTGGCCGACAGCCGTGGGCGGCGGGGACCACCACTTGGGAATGGGATGGGTTTCCAGCACGTGCAAGGGGACCATTGCTGATTGCCTGGGAGGGGAGGAGTACGAGTTGGATTCGGAGATCAACCGGCGCATCTTAGCCACCAACAAGTACATCAGCTACGTTGCGCTGCAGAGGAACACTGCTCCCTGCTCTCGCCGCGGCGCCTCCTACTACAATTGCCGACCCGGAGCACAGGCCAATCCTTACAGCCGTGGCTGCAGCGCCATTACGAGGTGCAGGAGctga
- the LOC114403151 gene encoding 26S proteasome regulatory subunit 6A homolog gives MASAMVEDANFEDDQLANMTTDDIVRASRLLDNEIRILKEELQRTNLELESYKDKIKENQEKIKLNKQLPYLVGNIVEILEMNPEDEAEEDGANIDLDSQRKGKCVVLKTSTRQTIFLPVVGLVDPDKLKPGDLVGVNKDSYLILDTLPSEYDSRVKAMEVDEKPTEDYNDIGGLEKQIQELVEAIVLPMTHKERFQKLGVRPPKGVLLYGPPGTGKTLMARACAAQTNATFLKLAGPQLVQMFIGDGAKLVRDAFQLAKEKSPCIIFIDEIDAIGTKRFDSEVSGDREVQRTMLELLNQLDGFSSDDRIKVIAATNRADILDPALMRSGRLDRKIEFPHPSEEARARILQIHSRKMNVHPDVNFEELARSTDDFNGAQLKAVCVEAGMLALRRDATEVNHEDFNEGIIQVQAKKKASLNYYA, from the exons ATGGCGAGCGCGATGGTAGAGGACGCGAACTTCGAAGATGACCAACTAGCCAATATGACCACCGACGACATCGTCAGAGCTTCTCGTCTTCTCGACAACGAGATTCGCATCCTCAAG GAAGAGTTGCAGAGGACCAATTTGGAATTGGAATCGTACAAGGACAAGATCAAGGAGAATCAGGAGAAGATTAAGCTCAATAAGCAGTTGCCCTACCTCGTTGGCAACATTGTTGAG ATATTGGAAATGAACCCGGAAGACGAAGCTGAAGAAGATGGTGCCAATATTGATCTTGACTCACAAAGGAAGGGAAAGTGTGTTGTGCTAAAGACTTCTACTCGACAG ACAATCTTTCTACCTGTTGTTGGGCTTGTTGACCCTGACAAGTTAAAACCCGGTGATCTGGTTGGTGTTAACAAGGATAGTTACTTAATCTTGGATACCCTGCCTTCCGAGTATGATTCTAGAGTTAAGGCCATGGAAGTTGATGAAAAGCCAACAGAGGATTACAATGACATTGGCGGATTAGAGAAGCAG ATTCAAGAATTAGTTGAAGCCATTGTTTTGCCCATGACCCACAAGGAGCGGTTCCAAAAGTTAGGAGTTCGTCCTCCCAAGGGAGTGCTGTTGTATGGACCTCCAGGGACTGGGAAAACATTGATGGCTCGTGCCTGTGCAGCACAGACAAATGCCACTTTTCTGAAATTGGCTGGCCCTCAACTGGTCCAG ATGTTCATTGGAGATGGAGCAAAACTTGTTCGTGACGCCTTTCAACTAGCAAAAGAAAAGTCACCATGCATTATTTTTATAGATGAAATTGATGCAATTGGAACCAAGCGTTTTGATAG TGAAGTAAGTGGAGACAGAGAGGTCCAACGGACAATGTTAGAATTGCTTAATCAGCTTGATGGTTTTAGCAGTGATGACCGGATTAAG GTGATAGCAGCAACAAACCGTGCAGATATTCTTGACCCTGCCCTTATGCGTTCTGGTCGATTAGATCGTAAAATTGAGTTTCCACACCCAAGTGAAGAAGCAAGAGCTCGAATTCTACAG ATCCATTCGAGGAAGATGAATGTTCACCCAGATGTCAACTTTGAAGAACTTGCTCGGTCCACAGATGATTTCAATGGAGCTCAACTGAAGGCTGTTTGTGTTGAGGCTGGCATGTTGGCTCTACGCCGTGATGCAACTGAG GTGAACCATGAGGACTTTAATGAAGGTATTATTCAAGTCCAAGCAAAGAAGAAAGCAAGCCTCAATTATTATGCATAG
- the LOC114402205 gene encoding translationally-controlled tumor protein homolog: MNVSLPFHVTPLSTTNPTELKIRAITKWVVQGALNVDIGANPSAEGGDEDEGVGDQAVKVVDIVDTFRLQEQPSFDKKQFIAYMKRYIKLLTAKLEGEKQELFKKHIEGATKSLISKLKDLQFYVLHLFFGYILVLWGRACTMMEALSLLTTGKVLLIQLLSTLPMDGRKSSAEHMQCRPRSYLI; the protein is encoded by the exons ATGAATGTTAGTTTGCCTTTTCATGTAACTCCATTATCCACCACCAACCCTACTGAACTGAAAATAAGAGCCATCACAAaa TGGGTTGTTCAAGGAGCACTCAATGTAGACATTGGTGCTAACCCTTCTGCAGAAGGTGGGGACGAGGATGAGGGAGTTGGTGATCAAGCTGTCAAAGTCGTTGACATTGTTGACACTTTTAGGCTTCAG gaACAACCATCCTTTGATAAGAAGCAATTTATTGCTTATATGAAGAGATATATTAAGTTGCTGACGGCCAAATTAGAGGGAGAGAAGCAAGAGTTGTTCAAGAAGCACATTGAGGGAGCAACTAAGTCCCTCATATCAAAGCTGAAAGACCTCCAATTTTATGTGCTTCATCTTTTCTTTGGTTATATATTGG TTTTGTGGGGGAGAGCATGCACGATGATGGAAGCCTTGTCTTTGCTTACTACAGGGAAGGTGTTACTGATCCAACTTTTATCTACTTTGCCTATGGATGGAAGGAAATCAAGTGCTGAGCACATGCAATGCAGGCCCCGTAGTTATCTTATCTGA
- the LOC114403150 gene encoding E3 ubiquitin-protein ligase RFI2-like isoform X3, with protein sequence MGLGNDEEEDNNNNNNNNKNNNDKVVDDGDAGGGKSFGSVSCSICLEVVADNGDRSWSKLQCGHQFHLDCIGSAFNIKGAMQCPNCRKIEKGQWLYANGCRSYPEFSMDEWTHDEDLYDLSYSEMSFGVHWCPFGNLARLPSSFEEGEFSSSAYHDVLGQHAIFAEHTAVSSASHPCPYIAYFGPIHPSSSNSGGTVSEASNFNHWNGSSVPSDMPTSYTFPAVDLHYHSWEHHSPPFSTASSRLVAADQPSVSPGSQRPARGGSDVPRSGSFMHPFLVGHSCTTFNALISAVLLPEWGARLLPQ encoded by the exons ATGGGTCTCGGTAACGATGAAGAAGAggacaataacaacaacaataataataataagaataacaATGATAAGGTTGTGGATGACGGAGATGCTGGAGGAGGAAAGTCTTTCGGTTCAGTGTCGTGTTCCATTTGCCTCGAGGTTGTTGCCGATAATGGGGATAGATCCTGGTCTAAGCTTCAATGCGGTCATCAATTTCATCTCG ATTGCATTGGTTCGGCATTCAACATAAAAGGAGCAATGCAGTGCCCTAATTGTCGGAAGATTGAGAAAGGTCAATGGCTATATGCTAATGGTTGTCGGTCATATCCTGAATTTAGCATGGATGAGTGGACTCACGATGAGGACCTTTATGATCTTAGCTACTCTGAGATG TCCTTTGGAGTTCATTGGTGCCCTTTTGGCAACCTGGCACGACTTCCATCATCCTTTGA GGAAGGGGAGTTTTCGTCTTCTGCAT ATCATGATGTATTGGGACAACATGCTATATTTGCTGAACATACAGCTGTGTCATCTGCCAGTCATCCTTGCCCGTATATTGCTTACTTTGGACCAATACATCCATCCTCCTCGAATTCGGGTGGAACTGTATCAGAAGCTTCAAACTTCAACCATTGGAATGGTTCATCTGTGCCCAGTGACATGCCAACTTCCTACACATTTCCTGCTGTGGATCTTCATTATCACAGTTGGGAACACCACTCCCCTCCTTTCTCTACAGCAAGTAGTCGTCTAGTTGCTGCTGATCAGCCATCAGTATCCCCTGGTAGTCAAAGGCCAGCCAGGGGTGGTTCGGATGTACCAAGATCAGGATCTTTTATGCATCCCTTCCTTGTTGGTCACAG TTGTACAACTTTCAATGCATTAATTTCTGCAGTTCTGCTGCCAGAGTGGGGAGCTCGGTTGCTTCCTCAATGA
- the LOC114403150 gene encoding E3 ubiquitin-protein ligase RFI2-like isoform X2 — protein sequence MGLGNDEEEDNNNNNNNNKNNNDKVVDDGDAGGGKSFGSVSCSICLEVVADNGDRSWSKLQCGHQFHLDCIGSAFNIKGAMQCPNCRKIEKGQWLYANGCRSYPEFSMDEWTHDEDLYDLSYSEMSFGVHWCPFGNLARLPSSFEEGEFSSSAYHDVLGQHAIFAEHTAVSSASHPCPYIAYFGPIHPSSSNSGGTVSEASNFNHWNGSSVPSDMPTSYTFPAVDLHYHSWEHHSPPFSTASSRLVAADQPSVSPGSQRPARGGSDVPRSGSFMHPFLVGHRVGSSVASSMIPPYPGSNARTRDRVQALQAYYQPQQPPNSTTMRTPIASGTRRSSSHNGSPQLAPITTSSDQSGGFFLIPSSSSGHNFQEENHHLPNHFHAWERDHLPSLSLSHVDRDSGWRAYHQATSRSDPGTRSSSFRLRHGSDRTPSQNR from the exons ATGGGTCTCGGTAACGATGAAGAAGAggacaataacaacaacaataataataataagaataacaATGATAAGGTTGTGGATGACGGAGATGCTGGAGGAGGAAAGTCTTTCGGTTCAGTGTCGTGTTCCATTTGCCTCGAGGTTGTTGCCGATAATGGGGATAGATCCTGGTCTAAGCTTCAATGCGGTCATCAATTTCATCTCG ATTGCATTGGTTCGGCATTCAACATAAAAGGAGCAATGCAGTGCCCTAATTGTCGGAAGATTGAGAAAGGTCAATGGCTATATGCTAATGGTTGTCGGTCATATCCTGAATTTAGCATGGATGAGTGGACTCACGATGAGGACCTTTATGATCTTAGCTACTCTGAGATG TCCTTTGGAGTTCATTGGTGCCCTTTTGGCAACCTGGCACGACTTCCATCATCCTTTGA GGAAGGGGAGTTTTCGTCTTCTGCAT ATCATGATGTATTGGGACAACATGCTATATTTGCTGAACATACAGCTGTGTCATCTGCCAGTCATCCTTGCCCGTATATTGCTTACTTTGGACCAATACATCCATCCTCCTCGAATTCGGGTGGAACTGTATCAGAAGCTTCAAACTTCAACCATTGGAATGGTTCATCTGTGCCCAGTGACATGCCAACTTCCTACACATTTCCTGCTGTGGATCTTCATTATCACAGTTGGGAACACCACTCCCCTCCTTTCTCTACAGCAAGTAGTCGTCTAGTTGCTGCTGATCAGCCATCAGTATCCCCTGGTAGTCAAAGGCCAGCCAGGGGTGGTTCGGATGTACCAAGATCAGGATCTTTTATGCATCCCTTCCTTGTTGGTCACAG AGTGGGGAGCTCGGTTGCTTCCTCAATGATCCCTCCTTATCCTGGTAGCAATGCTCGGACCCGTGATAGAGTCCAGGCTCTTCAGGCGTACTATCAACCACAGCAACCTCCTAATTCAACCACAATGCGGACACCTATTGCTTCTGGCACCCGAAGATCCAGTAGTCATAATGGATCTCCTCAATTAGCCCCAATAACCACATCGTCAGACCAAAGTGGTGGCTTCTTTCTTATCCCATCAAGTTCATCAGGACAcaattttcaagaagaaaatcatCATCTACCAAATCACTTCCATGCTTGGGAAAGAGACCACTTGCCTTCGTTGTCATTGAGCCATGTCGATAGAGATTCAGGTTGGAGAGCGTACCACCAGGCCACCAGCCGGTCAGACCCAGGTACCAGGTCCAGCAGCTTTCGTTTGAGGCATGGATCGGATAGAACGCCTTCACAAAATCGGTAA
- the LOC114403150 gene encoding E3 ubiquitin-protein ligase RFI2-like isoform X1 — MGLGNDEEEDNNNNNNNNKNNNDKVVDDGDAGGGKSFGSVSCSICLEVVADNGDRSWSKLQCGHQFHLDCIGSAFNIKGAMQCPNCRKIEKGQWLYANGCRSYPEFSMDEWTHDEDLYDLSYSEMSFGVHWCPFGNLARLPSSFEEGEFSSSAYHDVLGQHAIFAEHTAVSSASHPCPYIAYFGPIHPSSSNSGGTVSEASNFNHWNGSSVPSDMPTSYTFPAVDLHYHSWEHHSPPFSTASSRLVAADQPSVSPGSQRPARGGSDVPRSGSFMHPFLVGHSSAARVGSSVASSMIPPYPGSNARTRDRVQALQAYYQPQQPPNSTTMRTPIASGTRRSSSHNGSPQLAPITTSSDQSGGFFLIPSSSSGHNFQEENHHLPNHFHAWERDHLPSLSLSHVDRDSGWRAYHQATSRSDPGTRSSSFRLRHGSDRTPSQNR; from the exons ATGGGTCTCGGTAACGATGAAGAAGAggacaataacaacaacaataataataataagaataacaATGATAAGGTTGTGGATGACGGAGATGCTGGAGGAGGAAAGTCTTTCGGTTCAGTGTCGTGTTCCATTTGCCTCGAGGTTGTTGCCGATAATGGGGATAGATCCTGGTCTAAGCTTCAATGCGGTCATCAATTTCATCTCG ATTGCATTGGTTCGGCATTCAACATAAAAGGAGCAATGCAGTGCCCTAATTGTCGGAAGATTGAGAAAGGTCAATGGCTATATGCTAATGGTTGTCGGTCATATCCTGAATTTAGCATGGATGAGTGGACTCACGATGAGGACCTTTATGATCTTAGCTACTCTGAGATG TCCTTTGGAGTTCATTGGTGCCCTTTTGGCAACCTGGCACGACTTCCATCATCCTTTGA GGAAGGGGAGTTTTCGTCTTCTGCAT ATCATGATGTATTGGGACAACATGCTATATTTGCTGAACATACAGCTGTGTCATCTGCCAGTCATCCTTGCCCGTATATTGCTTACTTTGGACCAATACATCCATCCTCCTCGAATTCGGGTGGAACTGTATCAGAAGCTTCAAACTTCAACCATTGGAATGGTTCATCTGTGCCCAGTGACATGCCAACTTCCTACACATTTCCTGCTGTGGATCTTCATTATCACAGTTGGGAACACCACTCCCCTCCTTTCTCTACAGCAAGTAGTCGTCTAGTTGCTGCTGATCAGCCATCAGTATCCCCTGGTAGTCAAAGGCCAGCCAGGGGTGGTTCGGATGTACCAAGATCAGGATCTTTTATGCATCCCTTCCTTGTTGGTCACAG TTCTGCTGCCAGAGTGGGGAGCTCGGTTGCTTCCTCAATGATCCCTCCTTATCCTGGTAGCAATGCTCGGACCCGTGATAGAGTCCAGGCTCTTCAGGCGTACTATCAACCACAGCAACCTCCTAATTCAACCACAATGCGGACACCTATTGCTTCTGGCACCCGAAGATCCAGTAGTCATAATGGATCTCCTCAATTAGCCCCAATAACCACATCGTCAGACCAAAGTGGTGGCTTCTTTCTTATCCCATCAAGTTCATCAGGACAcaattttcaagaagaaaatcatCATCTACCAAATCACTTCCATGCTTGGGAAAGAGACCACTTGCCTTCGTTGTCATTGAGCCATGTCGATAGAGATTCAGGTTGGAGAGCGTACCACCAGGCCACCAGCCGGTCAGACCCAGGTACCAGGTCCAGCAGCTTTCGTTTGAGGCATGGATCGGATAGAACGCCTTCACAAAATCGGTAA